The following proteins come from a genomic window of Natrinema saccharevitans:
- a CDS encoding CobW family GTP-binding protein: MGSQTTPVTVLSGSLGAGKTTLLNHLLRTADRELAVLVNDMGSVNVDAELVADGSDIDVEGGVAELSNGCICCELQDDLETAVVRLARERAFDHLVVEASGISEPAPVARLFTTSSRVAASYDLDALVTVLDTRLFLDTFAGEGAPERRGDADESDRPLSDLLIEQIEVANLVLCNKADLCTETELERAEGLVRALRPTAETIRTEFGEVTPDRILGVDLFDPEQLGELAGWRRALSDDANGETTDHGGTHDDHAVHSHPDEIYGVDSFVFRARRPFHPERFASILRDLPDDIVRSKGTAWVAGRDVRVDISQAGPSVRASVRGPWIADLPEIRRDLYRSNRPDLEWHDEHGDRRTELVVIGTSLETHEPALRSRLTDGLVTDDEWARADELPNPFPSDESETVVFREP; encoded by the coding sequence TGGGCTCGGTCAACGTCGACGCCGAACTCGTCGCCGACGGCTCGGACATCGACGTCGAGGGCGGTGTCGCGGAACTCTCGAACGGCTGTATCTGCTGTGAACTCCAGGACGACCTCGAGACGGCGGTCGTCCGGCTGGCCCGCGAGCGGGCGTTCGACCACCTCGTCGTCGAAGCCTCGGGCATCTCCGAACCCGCGCCCGTCGCCAGGCTCTTCACCACGTCCTCGCGGGTCGCCGCCAGCTACGACCTCGACGCGCTGGTGACCGTCCTCGACACGCGGCTGTTCCTCGATACCTTCGCCGGCGAGGGGGCGCCCGAACGCCGCGGCGACGCGGACGAGAGCGATCGACCGCTCTCAGACCTGCTGATCGAACAGATCGAAGTCGCGAACCTCGTGCTGTGTAACAAGGCGGATCTGTGTACCGAGACGGAACTCGAGCGGGCCGAGGGCCTCGTCCGTGCGCTTCGGCCGACGGCGGAGACGATCCGCACCGAGTTCGGCGAGGTGACGCCGGACCGGATCCTCGGGGTCGACCTGTTCGATCCCGAGCAACTGGGTGAACTGGCGGGCTGGCGACGGGCGCTTTCGGACGACGCGAACGGCGAGACAACCGATCACGGTGGAACGCACGACGACCACGCCGTCCACAGCCATCCCGACGAAATATACGGTGTCGACTCCTTCGTGTTCCGCGCGCGCCGACCGTTCCACCCCGAGCGCTTCGCGTCGATCCTTCGAGACCTGCCCGACGACATCGTCCGATCGAAGGGAACGGCGTGGGTCGCCGGCCGAGACGTGAGAGTCGATATCTCTCAGGCGGGCCCCTCCGTCCGCGCATCCGTCCGCGGGCCGTGGATCGCCGATCTCCCCGAGATCCGGCGGGACCTCTATCGGTCCAACCGGCCCGACCTCGAGTGGCACGACGAACACGGCGACCGTCGGACCGAACTGGTCGTCATCGGGACGTCTCTCGAGACCCACGAACCGGCGCTTCGGTCGCGACTGACTGACGGGCTGGTCACCGACGACGAGTGGGCACGAGCCGACGAGCTACCGAACCCGTTTCCCAGCGACGAATCGGAGACGGTCGTGTTTCGGGAGCCCTGA
- a CDS encoding polyketide cyclase yields MREVTVSRVVAAAPTELSAWLEPATIVEAEGSFAVERVEERDGTTVVVASGPGLQLPLRFEDRDGTIYYTQESERGPFSAMETSLETDPVDHGRTRLAARSAVELAAPLPFGDRIAAWKRRGELTTLLESAEAAFE; encoded by the coding sequence ATGCGCGAGGTGACGGTCTCTCGAGTCGTCGCTGCGGCCCCGACGGAGCTGTCGGCGTGGCTCGAGCCGGCGACGATCGTCGAAGCCGAGGGGAGTTTCGCGGTCGAACGCGTCGAGGAGCGAGACGGGACGACGGTCGTCGTCGCTAGCGGCCCGGGACTGCAACTGCCGCTGCGGTTCGAGGACCGCGACGGGACGATCTACTACACGCAGGAGAGCGAGCGCGGTCCCTTCTCGGCGATGGAGACGTCGCTCGAGACCGACCCGGTCGACCACGGCCGGACCCGGCTCGCGGCCCGGTCGGCGGTCGAACTCGCCGCACCCCTGCCGTTCGGCGATCGGATCGCAGCCTGGAAGCGGCGGGGCGAACTCACGACCCTGCTCGAGTCGGCCGAGGCTGCTTTCGAGTAG
- a CDS encoding spermidine synthase — translation MSLGQPSAYRPTKPDVAVFVSGVTSMGLEILAGRIIAPQFGSSIYTWGSIITVFLAALSLGYWQGGKRADTASNARMSWILLGTAGYVAIVVYASDQLLLSASTLPLPARYASLPAVLILFGPPTYLLGFISPYSAELSEKEGTGEASGHVYALGTIGSIVGAGATTYFLIPTLGIDAIGLLFGFILVGTAFALTLPRVAPRPAAASVGIALLLIVAGGVGPVAFDHRGDVVYETQTAYQDLEVIDDGDVRTLYLDGARHSAMDLEDPDRHVFEYTRYFHLPMLMTDDPDEVDDVLFIGGGGYTGPKDFERTYDVDVDVVELDPEVTQAAKDYFHLEEGENMTAHTEDGRIFLQETDETYDLIVLDAYQKDQVPIHLTQLGFMELVEDRLSDDGVFLANVIAAPSGAGSAFYRAQYKTIDEAFPSTYSFRTSSLGSVQNIEVVATKADTEFTEADLAARNERRELGIDLSGEVDAYMDEPNTDDVPVLTEDHAPVDNLQASTIGQEYVIEETGEEETEPEPASIAVGPDPLATARPAAGLEVSTPFPTEREATGAAPAQP, via the coding sequence ATGAGTCTGGGGCAGCCCTCCGCGTACCGCCCGACGAAGCCCGACGTCGCGGTGTTCGTCTCCGGCGTTACCAGTATGGGTCTGGAAATTCTCGCGGGCCGGATCATCGCCCCGCAGTTCGGGAGCAGCATCTACACGTGGGGAAGTATCATCACCGTCTTCCTCGCCGCACTGAGCCTCGGCTACTGGCAGGGCGGCAAGCGCGCCGATACCGCCTCGAATGCGCGGATGAGCTGGATCCTGCTGGGGACGGCCGGTTACGTCGCGATCGTCGTCTACGCCAGCGATCAACTCCTGCTCTCGGCGTCGACGCTACCGTTGCCGGCTCGGTACGCCTCGTTGCCGGCGGTCCTGATCCTGTTCGGGCCGCCGACCTATCTGCTCGGCTTTATCAGCCCCTACTCGGCCGAACTCTCCGAGAAGGAGGGCACCGGCGAGGCGTCGGGCCACGTCTACGCGCTGGGCACTATCGGCAGCATCGTCGGCGCGGGCGCGACCACGTACTTCCTGATTCCGACGCTGGGAATCGACGCGATCGGGCTGCTGTTTGGCTTTATCCTCGTCGGCACCGCGTTCGCGCTGACCCTCCCGCGGGTCGCGCCCAGACCCGCGGCCGCGAGCGTCGGTATCGCCCTGCTGTTGATCGTCGCCGGCGGCGTCGGTCCCGTCGCGTTCGACCACCGCGGCGACGTCGTCTACGAGACCCAGACGGCCTATCAGGACCTCGAGGTCATCGACGACGGCGACGTGCGAACGCTGTATTTAGACGGCGCGCGCCACAGCGCGATGGACCTCGAGGACCCGGACCGACACGTCTTCGAGTACACGCGGTACTTCCACCTGCCCATGCTGATGACCGACGACCCCGACGAGGTCGACGACGTGTTGTTCATCGGCGGGGGCGGCTACACCGGCCCGAAGGACTTCGAGCGGACCTACGACGTCGACGTCGACGTCGTCGAACTCGACCCCGAGGTGACGCAAGCGGCCAAGGACTACTTCCACCTCGAGGAGGGCGAGAACATGACGGCCCACACCGAGGACGGCCGGATCTTCCTGCAGGAGACCGACGAGACCTACGACCTGATCGTCCTCGACGCTTACCAGAAGGATCAGGTTCCGATCCACCTGACCCAACTGGGCTTCATGGAACTCGTCGAGGACCGACTCTCCGACGACGGGGTCTTCCTCGCGAACGTCATCGCCGCGCCCAGCGGAGCCGGTTCGGCGTTCTACCGGGCCCAGTACAAGACGATCGACGAGGCGTTCCCCTCGACCTACAGCTTCCGGACCTCGAGTCTGGGCTCGGTCCAGAACATCGAGGTCGTCGCGACGAAGGCCGACACCGAGTTCACCGAGGCCGACCTCGCGGCCCGAAACGAGCGCCGCGAGCTGGGGATCGACCTGAGCGGCGAGGTCGACGCCTACATGGACGAACCGAACACCGACGACGTGCCGGTGTTGACGGAGGACCACGCCCCGGTCGACAACTTGCAGGCGTCGACGATCGGCCAGGAGTACGTCATCGAGGAGACCGGTGAAGAGGAGACGGAGCCGGAGCCCGCCTCGATCGCGGTCGGGCCGGACCCGCTTGCGACGGCACGACCCGCCGCGGGCCTCGAGGTCTCGACGCCGTTCCCGACGGAACGCGAGGCGACGGGAGCCGCGCCGGCCCAGCCGTAG